DNA from Rhipicephalus microplus isolate Deutch F79 chromosome 5, USDA_Rmic, whole genome shotgun sequence:
acccaggcagcacgccgccgttggaccaatcttggaccaacatcggctaacatcggcaccgacgtcgggccgacgtcggaagtgcaacttcttccaatgtcgggccgacgttcaagccaatgatgggccgacgttttgccgatgttttagccagtatgcaaccaacattgggccgacgaaggcccatcgtattgccgacaaagctgccaatgttcggccaacattgggccatatttcagccaatcacatgccatttttacgccgatgtttgctgcacgacgaatattggctacggatgtacgaccgacattggaccaatccagggccacattgcagccaatcaaatgccgttattacaccgatgtttcctgcacgacgaatattggctactgattggcttgccattatgtaaccattattagtagggaatttttcttaccagaagatttaaacaatatgcctcgatgacccgctcttgtagctttgcagccctgtatacttggggcaacagaaaattgaatgctgagaactgaaagcagttacccgatctatttcatctttaaTACCTCATGCcgtttgctaacactagaagtgtagtttatttttttaccaatttatctttttcaatagcgagtgctttatttggtactggtatttagTACAGCaaatcgaaaaaagtcgttaggaagtaaatgttgaaagcgtatgtcccccacatggtaatcgagaatattcatagtttagagcatttttttgtaactaaaacatggtgatggtgcttccgaatcagcataagctagccgaacagtgcaccaccgacagtctgcagaccatttattctttgtttttttatttatttggtacaacaaaaaatgtatacattgaaaaatatatatacacaactaaaaaaggcccgctctactgcaggtcaggttgcgttgggggcacagtgacagtggtgctgtcaaggccctggctgctgtggctgggcaggaagccagctgccgcgagcagccgataatctgcactctgagagtggggatcatcgggctgctccacaacaaatgcttctctgaagcgccgcttcctgcccccacagcgatcaccagaccctggcagccacctcttaataaagttgagggcctccgcctggtcgcaccctgctttttggcggatgacatctgcatacaagaacaaaaataccatagcacacatgaagcactgcagtacagagaatacacaagggtacacacacataaaataatgaacaagtctaacctgtcactaatctacagagcctcaggttcacaaaggcccttttcccttttctgccatgaaggctgtacagcacttgcacgtcatgtgccaatacagccttcatggcattcacaccaatttctcagAGGCCaagtcccccaatctgcaggaggtgcttgcgctgtaaaaaaatgcaagcatagatggggtaaacgcaacagcacatcgaaatgttttcatgataaaaatctgcaagaagaggacactgaaaacaacaacttgaatttttgggcatcacaacatttcattgtttttttttcgctaacttcaactcaattgacctaaaatggtttccacatcagccctctcacactcagtgtgagaacctttcagagtccttctctgaatgcagtttcgctgttatgaaatcaaatacaacactgttataacccttcataaatattgattctagctatgaaatagtataattactttgtacagtgctcgaattccaatacacgtttcttcgaggttacaatgtctttgcctgaatgttgaccaggagtagcttctacaggtgaaaaacgataaaacatgtggaattcaaaaagaagctaggacatgtttttaatcaatgcattgtaagcagagcacaacaagataaatgaacatgatcaaggcatactaagaggcaaccttagagcgaccaaatcttggtcatagatgaaactgatagaaaaataaaggtcgcactagatgatcgcaccatttgctgtttatatttttctgtgatagccaacaaagaggcatgtcgctatagaaatctcatcacaataaacaaaggtgcatttttcttcacactgcaaaattgggtgcatgttagatttttaaaaaagtaagaaatcggctaacacaagacagggtgaactgtagctcaaagtagagagagccgcagcggacacgaaatagggtgataaatgaacaaaattactgaatgtctgttttaagcaggctattgctagtcactgcccatcaagcacacgatgccgcctacatcgtctgctagcttaggacagttcagtcggacttcacagactatagtaaatacagtcgaatctcattaattccaacacacttaattcgaactgacgctgtggtcctatcaaagctataccgcgctccgaaaatgctctcagcaccccgcccaatcctgcggtggcacttccgacacctcatcgctgtgcttgaagaagaaaatgaagaaaaggaaagaaaagactgcggtggaatgtttgccaaatgccaatctgcgacattcctgtgccccgcttcggctttttccgtccctgccacgtagagacccttctcttcttaacactgcgcatgaagagaaagaggggaaaaaaagctgtcgcagagagttggctctctcatgccgatctgcaacgcgccagtgtcacgcttccctgtttttcgttcctgctatgtagagactcttatcctttcaacaccgcgcatgaagagagaaaaaaaaaaaaaagctgccgcggagtgtttctctctcgaatgccgatctgcttttctccaggtggagacgctcctccattctcatcatgtgctggccacgctccggctgcagcgcagatggtaacagtggaaacacagttgtcttcgaagagtgtcagcactggacattgccgcgcgtaacttcttttgccaggagaatactgaagccgaagtacaaatgctttgcaaactgcacgcaaaacttgttgactcgttgcaaggccaacgtgtacagacatgtattgacaaCTTTAATTAacgacggatgtcctgtaatttgtgaataaaacttctccatgcacatgcatcactgcatggtgagccctcctctcgtttaccgtatttactctaatctaccgcgccctcaattgtaacgcgcacccggtttccacaaaaaaaaaaaaaaaaaaaaactaagacattggttgcaacgcgc
Protein-coding regions in this window:
- the LOC142818106 gene encoding uncharacterized protein LOC142818106 isoform X2, with the protein product MPLLLRTLRIQLGIRQQQREVLQEVRQLKHKMSSAKKQGATRRRPSTLLRGGCQGLVIAVGAGSGASEKHLLWSSPMIPTLRVQIIGCSRQLASCPATAARALTAPLSLCPQRNLTCSRAGLF